The proteins below are encoded in one region of Mauremys reevesii isolate NIE-2019 linkage group 15, ASM1616193v1, whole genome shotgun sequence:
- the LOC120383962 gene encoding zinc finger protein 501-like, with protein sequence MQENYEMVTSLGFPIPKPELIARLERGEEPWVPDLQASEKKEVMQVTHTGDETLSENKEVNWQVEPERAFLRGAEGNFSQCLEQREAWGNSGGSERQLGNQPRKKVDESIQGGEGCTDPKETTTQQTNPKDEKPHKCLDCGKSFSVRTNLITHWKNHTGEKPYKCLDCGKSFRQSSHLITHQRLHTGERPYKCLECGKSFNVRSALIAHQRTHTGEKPYKCLDCGKSFNVRSAVIRHQRIHTGEKPYKCLDCGKSFSQSSSLTKHRRTHTGERPYNCLVCGKSFSDSSSLIKHGRTHTGERPYKCLDCGKCFNLRSALLAHQRTHTGEKPHKCLDCGKSFSQSSNLVTHQRTHTGDKPYKCLHCGKRFNVSSAVITHQRIHTGEKPYKCLDCGKSFSHSSNLTKHQGIHESERTYKWDTFQ encoded by the exons atgcaggagaactacgagatggtgacctcgctgg GAtttcccattcccaaacctgagctgatcgcccggctggaacgaggggaagagccgtgggtcccggatcTCCAGGCCTCTGAGAAAAAGGAGGTCATGCAAGTCACCCACACAG GTGATGAGACCCTGAGTGAGAACAAGGAGGTGAATTGGCAGGTGGAACCAGAGAGGGCCTTTTTGAGAGgagctgaagggaatttttcccagtgcttGGAACAGAGAGAAGCCTGGGGCAATTCGGGTGGGTCAGAGAGGCAGCTGGGAAACCAGCCAAGGAAGAAAGTGGATGAATCCATTCAAGGTGGGGAAGGATGCACAGATCCCAAGGAAACCACTACCCAGCAGACAAATCCCAAGGACGAGAAACCCCACAAATGCctcgactgtgggaaaagcttcagtgtaAGAACCAACCTTATTACGCACTGGAAAAACCACACGGGAGAGAAGCCctataaatgcttggactgtgggaaaagtttccgtcagagctcacaccttattacccatcagagactgcacacgggagagagaccctataaatgcctagagtgcgggaaaagtttcaacGTGAGGTCGGCCCTTATTGCGCATCAGAGaacgcacacgggagagaaaccctataagtgcctggactgtgggaaaagcttcaatgtcAGATCAGCcgttattagacatcagagaatccacacaggagagaaaccttataaatgcttggactgcgggaaaagcttcagtcagagctccaGCCTCACTAAACATCGGAGGACCCACACGGGCGAGCGACCCTATAACTGCCTtgtgtgtgggaaaagttttagcGACAGCTCGTCCCTTATTAAACATGGGAGaacccacacgggagagagaccctataaatgcctggactgtgggaaatgtttcaatcTGCGATCAGCTCTTCTTGCCCATCAAAGAACCCACACGGGAGAGAAGCCCCATAAAtgcctggactgtgggaaaagcttcagtcagagctcaaaccttgttacgcatcagagaacccacacaggggaTAAACCCTATAAATGCCTCCACTGTGGGAAACGGTTTAACGTCAGCTCAGCCGTtattacgcatcagagaatccacacgggagagaaaccctataaatgcctggactgtgggaaaagcttcagtcacagCTCAAACCTCACTAAACATCAGGGAATTCATGAGTCAGAGAGAACCTATAAGTGGGACACATTTCAATAG
- the LOC120383880 gene encoding zinc finger protein 271-like, whose product MNPADGLKCENEETNPWQGGPEHAEPHGAFSGRSEGIVSEGEKAVESRRRSGRQHQAKQEDKPACHQRVLKGPQDSNVVAAEKPYKCSVCGRSFSQSSNLLTHQRLHTGERPYKCTSCGKSFNTSSALIVHRRTHTGEKSYRCPDCGRSFSEGSVLIKHWRTHTGEKPYKCSHCGKGFSQSSNLHAHQRVHTGERPYHCTDCGKHFSTSSNLSAHQRVHTGERPYKCPECGRSFSQQSNLISHQRTHLEEKSHLCPDCGEGFGTSAQLLTHRRSHAGDRPYKCPDCEKSFPSRSALITHQRTHTGEKPYECPDCQRGFTRRSDLNKHRRVHTGERPFRCASCGKSFSQSSHLITHKRLHEEAKPFKGSVRTTPTVLQEDDPGKDTQSRGSVSQSSAETSDGESHPAGKPHQCPDCGERFNASSELNVHRRKHQEEKTRPRANTVQRLSGSNHNAREGADPEEEADLGKRLKVSPAPPNTHPKTPLEEEFSPCVSTEQSPQPTSSKVSACQRALSEGESLPCTGTEQSPVPAACRAEPRGRKARSDPNSAPLHRPAAKPFRCSECGKSFSQSSNLIKHQRTHTGERPYTCAVCKRNFNTSSTLIVHRRTHTGEKSYRCPDCGRSFRDSSVLIKHQRIHTGEKPYKCSQCGKDFAQSSNLHAHQRTHTGERPYHCPDCGRGFSQRSNLITHQRTHTEEKSYLCQDCGVGFGSRPALATHQRAHTEGRPHQCSDCQRSFARRSDLVKHWRTHTGERPYLCPQCGRSFSQSSHLVVHQRSHLPEKPYKCIDCGKSFSTSSHLLAHQGTHTA is encoded by the exons ATGAATCCAG CTGACGGGCTCAAGTGTGAGAACGAAGAGACGAATCCCTGGCAGGGAGGTCCGGAGCATGCAGAACCACACGGGGCATTCTCGGGAAGATCCGAAGGGATTGTTTCTGAGGGGGAGAAAGCTGTGGAGAGTCGGCGCAGGTCAGGGAGGCAGCACCAAGCGAAGCAAGAGGATAAACCCGCCTGCCATCAGAGAGTTCTCAAGGGACCCCAAGACAGCAACGTGGTCGCCGCcgagaaaccctataaatgcagCGTTTGCGGCAGGAGCTTCTCTCAAAGCTCCAACCTCCTGACGCACCAGAGGCTGCACACGGGtgagagaccctacaaatgcaccagctgtgggaaaagcttcaacacCAGCTCGGCCCTCATCGTGCACCGCCGGACCCACACCGGGGAGAAATCCTACCGCTGCCCCGACTGCGGGCGGAGCTTCAGCGAGGGCTCGGTGCTGATCAAGCACTGGCGGACCCACACGGGTGAGAAGCCCTACAAGTGCTCCCACTGCGGGAAAGGCTTCAGCCAGAGCTCCAACCTACACGCCCACCAGCGGGTCCACACTGGGGAGCGGCCCTACCACTGCACCGACTGCGGGAAACACTTCAGCACCAGCTCCAACCTCAGTGCCCACCAGCGGGTCCACACCGGGGAGCGACCCTACAAATGCCCTGAGTGCGGGCGGAGCTTCAGCCAGCAATCCAACCTGATCTCCCACCAGAGGACCCACCTGGAGGAGAAATCCCACCTGTGCCCCGATTGCGGAGAAGGCTTCGGCACCAGCGCCCAGCTTCTGACCCATCGGAGGAGCCACGCGGGCGACAGGCCTTATAAATGTCCAGACTGTGAGAAAAGCTTCCCCAGCCGCTCCGCCCTGATCACCCATCAGAggacccacacaggagagaaaccctacgaatGTCCCGATTGCCAGAGGGGCTTCACCCGGCGCTCAGACCTCAATAAGCACCGTCGggtccacacgggggagagaccCTTTAGGTGTGCCagctgtgggaaaagcttcagccagagcTCCCACCTGATTACCCATAAGAGACTCCATGAGGAGGCAAAGCCCTTTAAAGGCAGCGTGAGAACCACGCCAACGGTTCTCCAGGAAGATGATCCCGGTAAAGATACCCAGAGCCGGGGAAGCGTCAGCCAGAGCTCGGCAGAGACCAGCGATGGGGAATCCCACCCAGCAGGGAAGCCCCATCAATGCCCCGACTGCGGGGAAAGGTTCAACGCCAGCTCCGAGCTCAATGTGCATCGGCGAAAGCACCAAGAGGAGAAAACTCGTCCACGTGCTAACACTGTGCAAAGGTTGAGTGGCTCCAATCACAATGCACGAGAGGGAGCTGACCCAGAGGAGGAAGCTGATCTGGGGAAAAGATTGAAGGTGAGCCCAGCACCCCCAAATACACATCCCAAAACTCCACTGGAGGAGGAGTTCTCTCCATGCGTTAGCACTGAGCAGAGCCCTCAACCCACCAGCTCCAAAGTCAGTGCATGTCAGAGAGCCCTCTCAGAGGGGGAATCCCTTCCATGCACTGGTACGGAGCAGAGCCCAGTGCCAGCTGCCTGCCGAGCAGAGCCAAGGGGCCGCAAGGCGCGCTCTGATCCAAACTCGGCCCCTCTGCACCGTCCGGCGGCAAAGCCCTTCAGGTGCTCCGaatgtgggaagagcttcagccAGAGCTCCAACCTGATCAAACACCAGCGGACCCACACGGGGGAGCGCCCCTACACCTGCGCTGTCTGCAAGCGGAATTTCAACACCAGCTCGACGCTGATCGTACACCGCCGGACCCACACCGGGGAAAAATCCTACCGGTGCCCCGACTGCGGGCGCAGCTTCCGGGACAGCTCAGTGCTGATCAAacaccagaggatccacacaggagagaaaccctacaaatgCTCCCAGTGCGGGAAGGACTTTGCCCAGAGCTCCAATCTTCATGCCCACCAGAGGAcacacaccggggagcggccTTACCACTGCCCAGACTGTGGGCGGGGCTTCAGCCAGCGCTCCAACCTCATCACCCACCAGAGGACCCACACAGAGGAGAAATCCTACCTCTGTCAAGACTGCGGGGTTGGCTTTGGTTCCCGCCCGGCCCTGGCGACCCATCAGAGGGCCCATACGGAGGGCAGGCCCCACCAGTGCTCCGACTGCCAGAGGAGCTTTGCCCGGCGCTCGGACCTCGTTAAGCACTGGCGgacccacacgggagagagaccctacttGTGCCCCCAGTGCGGGAGAAGCTTCAGCCAGAGCTCCCACCTGGTGGTCCATCAGCGATCGCACCTGCCGGAGAAGCCTTACAAATGCattgactgtgggaaaagcttcagcacCAGTTCTCACCTCCTTGCCCACCAAGGGACCCACACGGCATAG